GGCTGTGGATGCGGGCCTGGAGGTCGCGGGGGACGCGCAGCTGGCACAGGGTGTTCAGCCCCGTGAGGGTGGCCATGTAGAACCAGCCGAGACCGACCATGGCGAGCGCGGCGAGGTGGAGGGTAGGGGCCATCCAGTACAGGGCGGCGACGGCGCCGATGCCGAGCAGACAGGCCTCGAGGACGCGCTGGCGGCCGAGCCGGGCGACGAGGGGCCCGAGCATGACGGCGGCGAGCACGGCACCGACGCCCTGGGCGGTGACGAGCAGGGAGGTGGCGGCGGCGCCCTGGTTGAAGACGCGGATGGCGTAGACGGGCACCAGGCCGATGAAGGGGGCCACGAGGGTGCACATGACGAGGGTGCCCATCATGGCGAGGAAGATGCCGGCGTCATCGCGGGCGACGCGGGCGCCGCGGACGATGCCGGGCCAGAGCTCATCCTGGGAGAGGGTGCTGGCCTTGGCCGAGGGGCGCACGCGCGACAGGGCGACGAGCACGGCGACGAAGGACAGGGTGTTGACGAGCAGGGCCCAGGCGATGCCGTGGGTGGAGAGCACCACGGCGGCGAGCGCGGGGCCGATGATGCGGCCGAGGTTGAACTGGGCCGAGTTGAGACTCACGGCGCTGTGCAGGTCCTCGGGCGGGACGAGCTCGGAGACGAGCGCGGTGAAGGCGGGGTTGGTGAGGGCGCTGACGCAGCCGTTGAGGAAGGAGACGACGGCGACGGCGGGCACGGTGAGGTGGCCGGTGAAGGCGAGCGCGGTGAGGATGCCGGCCAGCAGCGCGTGCAGCAGGGTGCCCACGGCGACATAGGAGCGCCGGTCGAAGCGGTCCGCCAGCGCCCCGGCGACGGGGGAGAGCACCAGCGCGGGGATATAGGTGATGGCGGCGATACCGCCGGTGGCCTCGGCGCGGCCGGTCACGGTGGTGACGAAGACACCGAGCGCGAGGATCTCCATCCACGTGCCGATGTTGGAGACGAGCGCACCAGACCAGACGTGTACGAAGTTCCGATGCCCGAAAGCACGGAGCGAGGAGAAGCGCGACAGGTGGAGGGCAGTCACGGCTCGACCCTTGTAACGCACCTGGGTGACGTGTGCTCGGTGGGCACCTGCGCACACGACGCCGAGTGCATGCTCGCCAACTGGCTTGGCAGACACCCGGCAAGGCTCCAGTGGCGACGAATTCGTATGAACACAAATAAGAAACGGAAAGAGCCGAGGTGAGGTGGCCCCGAGAGGAGTGACGCGTCAGGCTGACGCGCCATGACACGCGCGATGAAGGTGTGGCTGTTGATGGGCCTGCTGGCTGCGGGGAGTGCGGGGGCCACGGGGCCCTCGAGGCTGGAGGTGAAGCTCACGCCCCTTGCGGCGAGGAA
The sequence above is drawn from the Archangium gephyra genome and encodes:
- a CDS encoding MFS transporter, with product MTALHLSRFSSLRAFGHRNFVHVWSGALVSNIGTWMEILALGVFVTTVTGRAEATGGIAAITYIPALVLSPVAGALADRFDRRSYVAVGTLLHALLAGILTALAFTGHLTVPAVAVVSFLNGCVSALTNPAFTALVSELVPPEDLHSAVSLNSAQFNLGRIIGPALAAVVLSTHGIAWALLVNTLSFVAVLVALSRVRPSAKASTLSQDELWPGIVRGARVARDDAGIFLAMMGTLVMCTLVAPFIGLVPVYAIRVFNQGAAATSLLVTAQGVGAVLAAVMLGPLVARLGRQRVLEACLLGIGAVAALYWMAPTLHLAALAMVGLGWFYMATLTGLNTLCQLRVPRDLQARIHSLYSMMLGVGYAVGVWAQGALADRIGVRFVTASCAVLFLALVLTLRLLRPRAFDATEAPSKLVPAVSPNPSVSLES